Proteins encoded in a region of the Clostridium butyricum genome:
- a CDS encoding PilZ domain-containing protein translates to MNKIKDILLKQNKDRRLLSNVPDKQAIRKNTDRRGNGSLDDYKDDPMGFIMSKNAGIRYEMKCKVNIKGKIKKEIVSIEGMSQDISTTGILIELNSKEDLEILNKCDELKLQFNILPGSMPEGYEMNVKIKGKKVRDTIDRDGKIICGIVFEPSLSEYKNKKKGKYMLVIWDSR, encoded by the coding sequence ATGAATAAGATCAAAGATATTCTCTTAAAACAAAATAAGGATAGACGTTTACTATCAAATGTTCCAGATAAACAGGCCATAAGAAAGAATACAGATCGTAGAGGTAATGGCTCATTAGATGACTACAAAGATGATCCTATGGGATTTATTATGAGCAAAAATGCAGGTATACGCTATGAGATGAAATGTAAAGTAAATATAAAAGGGAAAATAAAAAAAGAAATAGTATCAATAGAAGGAATGTCACAAGATATTTCAACAACTGGAATATTAATTGAACTTAATAGTAAAGAAGATCTAGAAATACTTAATAAATGTGATGAATTAAAATTACAGTTTAATATATTACCTGGTTCAATGCCAGAGGGATATGAAATGAATGTTAAAATTAAAGGAAAAAAAGTAAGAGATACTATTGATAGAGACGGAAAAATAATATGTGGTATAGTATTTGAACCATCCTTATCAGAATATAAAAATAAGAAAAAAGGAAAATATATGCTTGTAATATGGGACAGTAGATAG
- a CDS encoding IS256 family transposase produces MTKKIDTNFDYNEEIKKCKTIDDVMGKNGLIQKLVKDVLENILEGEMEEHLGRNKYERTESNNQSNRNYRNGYSSKNLRSSFGDVDLDVPRDRNAEFEPQIIKKYETVCTELDKKIISLYAKGMSTSDIQSEIEDLYGIKISPSMVSKITDKVLASATEWQNRALDKIYPIVYLDAMYFKVRSNGKIINKAVYICLGYTMDGYKDILGIWVDEAEGAKFWLGICNDLKNRGVKEILIACMDGLKGLPQAIKTVFPSVNIQTCIVHQIRNSIKYIASKDKKAFMKDLKEVYKASTEELALAQLDNLKSFWGDKYAIVIDSWYNNWSNLSTFFDFSPSIRKMIYTTNALEGFNRQIRKFTKVRVIFPTDESLNKCVYLATMEIIEKWSQPTPNWGATLAELSIIFEDQLKDELA; encoded by the coding sequence ATGACAAAAAAAATTGATACTAACTTTGACTACAATGAAGAAATAAAAAAATGTAAAACCATCGATGATGTTATGGGTAAGAATGGGCTAATACAGAAACTTGTAAAAGATGTCCTTGAAAATATATTAGAAGGCGAAATGGAAGAGCATCTTGGAAGAAATAAATATGAGCGTACAGAATCAAATAATCAAAGCAATAGAAACTATAGAAACGGGTATAGCAGTAAAAATCTACGAAGCTCCTTCGGTGACGTTGACTTAGACGTACCACGTGATAGAAATGCAGAATTCGAACCTCAAATTATAAAGAAATATGAAACTGTCTGTACTGAGTTAGATAAAAAAATTATATCTTTATATGCTAAAGGTATGAGTACAAGTGATATCCAATCAGAGATTGAAGATCTATATGGAATAAAAATATCTCCATCGATGGTATCTAAAATAACAGATAAAGTACTTGCTAGCGCTACCGAATGGCAAAATAGAGCTTTGGATAAAATATATCCTATCGTTTATTTAGATGCTATGTACTTTAAAGTTAGAAGTAATGGAAAGATAATTAATAAAGCTGTTTACATTTGTTTAGGATATACAATGGATGGCTATAAAGATATTTTAGGTATATGGGTTGATGAAGCAGAAGGTGCTAAGTTCTGGTTAGGAATTTGTAATGACTTAAAAAATAGAGGAGTTAAAGAAATATTAATTGCATGTATGGATGGTTTAAAAGGATTACCACAAGCTATTAAAACAGTATTTCCATCAGTAAATATTCAAACATGTATTGTTCACCAAATTAGAAATTCAATCAAATATATAGCTTCAAAGGATAAAAAGGCATTTATGAAGGATTTAAAAGAAGTTTACAAAGCATCAACTGAAGAACTTGCGTTGGCGCAGCTAGACAATTTAAAATCTTTCTGGGGTGATAAATACGCTATAGTTATTGATTCTTGGTATAATAATTGGAGTAATCTATCAACATTTTTTGATTTCTCTCCAAGCATAAGAAAGATGATATATACTACCAATGCACTTGAAGGGTTTAATCGTCAAATACGTAAATTTACTAAGGTTAGAGTGATCTTTCCTACAGATGAATCGTTAAATAAGTGTGTTTACTTAGCTACGATGGAAATAATAGAAAAATGGAGTCAACCTACTCCAAATTGGGGTGCTACGCTAGCGGAGCTATCAATAATATTTGAAGATCAATTAAAAGATGAATTAGCTTAG
- a CDS encoding nucleoid-associated protein: MEYINDININEAVIHILDSNAEEPVLNEYSIDLDEDIYKFLYKHIEKCFKDDELKYGKFNPERNIVKEVVQDYLNGIDNDLITLSKELASQLFIIMKGNINIPAGDLIVVSLITDQGPMIGILKMDYVKNFTHEVQFVNNKIGIGIVPQSAGLPGSGQKIQKAAFIKPIREDDRYNLMVLDKQKSSKDEEYGANYFISNFLGASIITNERDMTKTFVKAAENWTRKNITEDAGKAEEIRTAIKTKLKEEDTINIDEFSKELFEKDNQAKEDFRNYIKEQGLSSEVSVDKTWVEKKLKRVRLNIDKEIDLYINEETYHDSSKFEVIRNGDGSINLVVKNVINYIEK, encoded by the coding sequence ATGGAATACATAAATGATATTAATATAAATGAGGCAGTAATACATATTTTAGATAGTAATGCTGAGGAACCTGTTTTAAATGAATATAGCATTGATCTTGATGAAGATATATATAAATTTCTTTACAAACATATAGAGAAGTGCTTTAAAGATGATGAACTCAAATATGGAAAGTTTAATCCAGAAAGAAATATTGTAAAAGAAGTAGTTCAGGATTATTTAAATGGCATAGATAATGATTTAATAACTTTATCTAAGGAACTTGCAAGTCAGCTTTTCATAATTATGAAGGGAAATATTAACATACCAGCGGGTGATTTAATTGTGGTATCATTAATAACAGATCAAGGTCCTATGATTGGAATTTTAAAAATGGATTATGTAAAAAACTTCACTCATGAAGTTCAGTTTGTTAATAATAAGATTGGTATAGGAATAGTTCCACAAAGTGCAGGACTTCCTGGAAGTGGACAGAAGATACAAAAAGCTGCTTTTATTAAACCTATAAGGGAAGATGATAGATATAACTTAATGGTTTTGGATAAACAAAAAAGTAGTAAAGATGAAGAGTATGGAGCAAACTATTTTATAAGTAATTTTTTAGGTGCATCTATTATAACAAATGAAAGGGATATGACGAAAACATTTGTAAAGGCAGCTGAAAATTGGACTAGAAAAAATATTACAGAGGATGCTGGAAAGGCAGAAGAGATAAGAACTGCTATAAAAACTAAATTAAAAGAAGAAGATACGATTAACATTGATGAATTTTCAAAGGAATTGTTTGAGAAGGATAATCAGGCCAAAGAAGATTTTAGAAATTATATAAAAGAACAGGGATTAAGCTCAGAGGTTTCAGTTGATAAAACATGGGTTGAAAAGAAATTAAAGAGAGTAAGACTCAACATAGATAAAGAAATAGATTTGTACATAAATGAAGAAACTTATCATGATTCTAGCAAATTTGAGGTTATACGAAATGGTGACGGAAGTATAAATTTAGTAGTTAAAAATGTTATTAATTATATAGAAAAATAG
- a CDS encoding polysaccharide deacetylase family protein codes for MNRKKIIALITVFTIVGSIGILTYTSCIKLNKSKENTVINNDDKDMEFNNEIKVLDTDKKAQVIRNVTTSAKILSISFEGIDDNNTMTNVLELLDKYKVKATFIVSGIDSAENPDILNQIKDEGHEIGNASLNYKNNVDDKSKEELIYDFSKSNKIIEDIINDKVNLLKCKSETYSDELLEAAYACGNEYVLDSDSYLNYQSFKNYEEAYGYANRLKNGSILSIKLNGVLDETEYANKTNNEKPAIDEESGIKEKDVEKKHQVTTFEMLEWLLRAISQNKKAVVKVTDLANIVPDNNTIFNTYTSTLNYNYRDINTNKSKHNGIGEDKNNSNNAVNNEITDEKAEKPNSKYEVDLNSVDFKNLIDINDKRVVDINSEIYTTKNSLTYTFKGLSNENTLDYVLESLKQINGHGTFFVTKDEIEKYPERINKIIEYGNEIGNGGVTNNTKLLSKSTEDIAKEIYEVGIMLKNRGIKTNAYMPGYGYVNENVREALSSLKSLEEFKNYELFTYTKSPVITKYRRWKSDEIINDYFNINTYLSLRKGEIVYFRLDSDLFDDYMTVGNMITNLTENYVENGYIHRFDSKTNLYVPIKKKLGYSVVTLNELQEIDAINSKRYSLKKDLSALPQRTVKEADAILQKNYIGNIYVDLHGFNEEEQAKMDTEGFVNTNGESAVFFTFDDWGSDVVINDILDVLDKHNVKGTFFALGKYVDIESNISNANPNLLRTIALRGHDIGSHTYDHDKLDTDPEELKISLNKSHMVMDRVIGDLGSLKPYLRPPTLYINKSGLETAFQCGFDYVINGNISTHDYEAASGEELLEGLESELVKKKGNIVVMHMNNQASYTAEALDQFLTKNEQGIYGERYRIAKLSDYLN; via the coding sequence ATGAATAGAAAAAAGATTATTGCGTTAATTACTGTATTTACTATTGTAGGTAGTATTGGAATATTAACTTATACAAGTTGTATAAAGTTAAATAAATCAAAAGAAAATACGGTAATTAATAATGACGACAAGGATATGGAGTTTAATAATGAAATAAAGGTATTGGATACAGATAAAAAAGCGCAAGTTATTCGTAATGTTACTACATCAGCAAAAATTCTTTCTATATCTTTTGAAGGAATAGATGATAATAATACGATGACTAACGTATTAGAACTACTTGATAAATATAAGGTTAAAGCAACATTTATAGTATCTGGTATAGATTCAGCTGAAAATCCTGATATATTAAATCAAATAAAAGATGAAGGTCATGAAATAGGGAATGCATCACTTAACTATAAAAATAATGTAGATGATAAATCAAAAGAAGAATTAATATATGATTTTTCAAAATCTAACAAAATAATAGAAGACATAATAAATGATAAGGTAAATCTTCTAAAATGTAAGTCTGAAACGTATAGTGATGAACTTCTTGAAGCAGCATATGCGTGTGGTAACGAATATGTACTTGATAGTGATAGTTATTTGAATTATCAAAGTTTTAAAAATTATGAAGAGGCTTATGGATATGCAAATAGGTTGAAAAATGGAAGCATTCTATCTATAAAATTAAATGGAGTACTGGATGAAACAGAGTACGCCAATAAAACAAATAATGAAAAACCCGCTATTGATGAGGAATCAGGAATAAAAGAAAAGGATGTTGAAAAAAAGCATCAAGTAACAACATTTGAAATGCTTGAATGGTTATTAAGAGCAATAAGTCAAAATAAGAAGGCAGTTGTTAAAGTTACGGATTTAGCTAATATAGTTCCAGATAATAATACAATATTTAATACTTATACTTCTACATTGAATTATAACTATAGGGATATCAATACAAATAAATCAAAGCATAATGGCATAGGAGAAGATAAGAATAACTCAAATAATGCTGTAAATAATGAAATAACAGATGAAAAAGCTGAAAAACCAAACAGTAAATATGAAGTTGATTTAAATAGTGTAGATTTTAAAAATTTAATTGATATTAATGATAAAAGAGTTGTTGATATAAATTCAGAGATTTATACTACTAAAAATTCGTTAACGTATACATTTAAGGGATTAAGTAATGAGAACACATTAGATTATGTTCTTGAAAGTTTAAAACAAATAAATGGCCATGGTACTTTTTTTGTTACTAAAGATGAAATAGAAAAATATCCTGAAAGAATTAATAAAATAATAGAATACGGAAATGAAATAGGAAATGGTGGAGTAACAAATAATACTAAATTACTATCTAAATCAACAGAAGATATAGCAAAAGAAATATACGAAGTAGGAATAATGCTTAAAAATAGAGGGATTAAAACAAATGCTTATATGCCGGGATATGGATATGTCAATGAAAATGTCAGAGAAGCGCTTTCTTCATTGAAATCTCTTGAAGAGTTTAAAAATTATGAACTATTCACATATACTAAATCACCAGTTATAACTAAATATAGAAGATGGAAATCTGATGAGATAATAAATGATTATTTTAATATTAATACGTATTTATCTTTAAGAAAAGGTGAAATTGTATATTTTAGACTGGATTCAGATTTGTTTGATGATTATATGACAGTAGGGAATATGATTACGAATCTTACAGAAAATTATGTTGAAAATGGATATATTCATAGATTTGACTCAAAAACTAATTTATATGTTCCAATAAAGAAAAAATTAGGTTATTCTGTTGTAACTCTAAATGAATTGCAGGAAATAGATGCTATAAATTCTAAAAGATATTCACTAAAAAAAGACTTAAGCGCTCTACCACAGAGAACAGTAAAAGAAGCAGATGCTATACTTCAAAAAAATTATATTGGAAATATTTATGTAGATTTACATGGATTTAATGAAGAAGAGCAGGCAAAGATGGATACAGAAGGTTTTGTTAATACTAATGGAGAAAGTGCTGTTTTCTTTACTTTTGATGATTGGGGAAGTGATGTTGTTATAAATGACATACTAGATGTTTTAGATAAACATAATGTAAAAGGGACATTTTTTGCATTAGGTAAATATGTGGATATTGAAAGTAATATTTCTAATGCCAATCCTAATTTATTGAGAACAATTGCATTAAGAGGGCATGATATAGGAAGTCACACATATGATCATGACAAACTTGATACTGACCCAGAAGAACTAAAAATTTCTCTTAATAAATCACATATGGTAATGGATAGAGTTATTGGGGATTTAGGAAGTCTTAAGCCATATTTAAGACCACCTACATTATATATAAACAAATCAGGACTTGAAACTGCTTTTCAATGTGGTTTTGATTATGTTATTAATGGTAATATATCAACTCATGATTATGAAGCTGCTTCTGGAGAAGAACTTTTAGAGGGGCTAGAGAGCGAACTTGTTAAGAAAAAAGGAAATATAGTAGTTATGCACATGAATAATCAAGCATCTTATACAGCAGAGGCATTAGACCAATTTTTAACTAAAAATGAACAAGGAATATATGGTGAAAGATATAGAATTGCAAAATTAAGTGATTATTTAAATTAA
- a CDS encoding histidinol-phosphatase HisJ family protein — protein sequence MFYDYHMHCSYSADSTTPMKDMIEKSIELGLKEICFTDHVDYDIIGNPNVYVDYDKYFKDLDSYSKEYSSKISIKKGIEMGFQNHLLEKCSKDIKKHDFDFVIASIHTIDRNELYTGDYHKGKTQHEAYEGYYDRLLDMVKTFHEFSVLGHLDLIKRYGNFNNVLDDSIFSNYIEEILKKIIADGKGIEINTSCFRYNLPDLTPSRNILKMYKDLGGEIITMGSDSHNPSQIAFKFEYINDVLIDLGYRYICRFNKMQPEFIKL from the coding sequence ATGTTTTATGATTACCATATGCATTGCAGCTATTCTGCAGACTCAACAACTCCAATGAAAGACATGATTGAGAAATCAATAGAACTTGGTCTTAAAGAAATATGTTTTACAGACCATGTAGATTACGATATAATTGGCAATCCAAATGTCTATGTGGACTATGATAAATACTTTAAAGACTTAGATTCTTATTCTAAAGAATACTCAAGCAAGATATCTATAAAAAAAGGTATTGAAATGGGATTCCAGAATCATCTATTAGAAAAATGCTCAAAAGACATAAAAAAACATGATTTTGACTTTGTAATTGCATCTATACATACAATAGATAGAAACGAGCTTTACACTGGTGACTATCATAAAGGAAAAACACAACATGAAGCATATGAAGGATACTATGATAGATTATTAGATATGGTGAAAACTTTTCATGAGTTTTCAGTTTTAGGTCATCTTGACTTAATTAAACGTTATGGTAATTTTAATAATGTTCTGGATGATAGTATTTTTTCTAACTATATAGAAGAAATTCTCAAAAAAATAATTGCTGATGGAAAAGGTATTGAAATAAACACTTCATGTTTTAGATATAATCTACCTGACCTTACACCATCAAGAAATATTTTAAAAATGTATAAAGATCTTGGAGGCGAAATAATAACAATGGGATCTGATTCTCATAATCCATCTCAGATTGCATTTAAATTTGAATATATAAATGATGTGTTAATTGATCTTGGATACAGATATATATGCAGATTTAACAAAATGCAACCTGAATTTATAAAACTATAG
- a CDS encoding class IV adenylate cyclase, with product MHELETRIIDIDVDNIRKILLENNAQKVKSEDQINDIYDFEDGRLLAQKGYARIRTVNDLLLNKTIVFMTTKKMISQERFKIMEENETIIDDKTMGEGIFKSLGLIKKESIKKYRESYRLFNSLIEIDINDKSFCPFPYLEIETSSEEELEKIVTILGYTLEDTTSATIYDILKERNLSPKNSKGL from the coding sequence ATGCATGAATTAGAAACAAGAATTATTGATATTGATGTTGATAATATAAGAAAAATACTTTTAGAAAACAACGCACAAAAAGTTAAAAGTGAAGATCAGATTAATGATATATATGACTTTGAAGATGGAAGATTGTTAGCACAAAAAGGATATGCAAGAATAAGAACAGTTAACGATCTACTTCTAAACAAAACCATAGTTTTTATGACAACTAAAAAAATGATCTCACAGGAACGTTTTAAGATTATGGAAGAAAATGAAACTATTATAGATGATAAAACTATGGGGGAAGGGATTTTTAAATCTTTAGGTCTTATAAAAAAGGAATCAATAAAAAAATATAGAGAAAGTTATAGATTATTTAATTCATTAATTGAAATTGATATTAACGATAAAAGTTTTTGTCCATTTCCTTATTTAGAAATAGAGACTTCTTCCGAGGAAGAACTAGAAAAAATAGTAACTATTTTAGGATATACATTAGAAGATACAACATCAGCAACTATTTATGATATATTAAAAGAAAGAAATCTATCTCCTAAAAATAGTAAAGGACTTTAG
- a CDS encoding glycosyltransferase family 2 protein: MLYKPFPIDMDFTPSVTIIIPCFNEEEWIDRTILSCINQDYPVDKLEVIVVDDHSSDNSVERIKTTIDTLYNEAERFETKKRLKYFVQEDNKGKREALARGVKEAKNELVVFVDSDSFLDPFAIRNLVQPFKDPKMGGVSGRTDVANTYTNTLTKMQSVRYYIAFRVMKAAEAFFDSVTCLSGPLSCYRKSIVLENLDSWLNQKFLGQKATFGDDRAMTNFVLKNYRTSYQDTAVCSTIVPNKYKVFIKQQMRWKRSWLRESIMAGGFICKKEPFMMLFFYIGLLVPVLAPVVVVYNLIYVPIVYGVFPTTFLVGLLMMSLLMSFAQMLLRKSTTWIFGMIFCLYYEAVLLWQMPIAVLTFWKSTWGTRMTSKDAEVEARKAQKAKKRKEKKEVTAQ, encoded by the coding sequence ATGCTGTATAAGCCATTTCCAATTGATATGGATTTTACACCAAGTGTAACAATAATTATTCCATGTTTTAATGAGGAAGAGTGGATAGATAGAACTATTTTAAGTTGTATAAACCAAGATTATCCAGTAGATAAATTAGAGGTAATTGTTGTTGATGATCATTCAAGTGATAACTCAGTTGAAAGGATAAAGACAACAATAGATACTCTTTATAATGAAGCTGAGAGATTTGAAACGAAAAAGAGATTAAAATATTTTGTTCAAGAAGATAATAAAGGAAAAAGAGAAGCTCTTGCAAGAGGCGTAAAAGAAGCTAAAAATGAGCTTGTAGTATTTGTTGACTCAGATAGTTTTTTAGATCCATTTGCAATAAGAAATTTAGTTCAACCCTTTAAAGATCCCAAGATGGGAGGAGTGTCAGGAAGAACAGATGTAGCAAACACATATACAAACACACTTACTAAAATGCAGTCGGTAAGATATTATATAGCTTTCAGAGTTATGAAGGCAGCAGAGGCTTTCTTTGATTCTGTTACATGCCTTTCAGGGCCTTTATCATGTTATAGAAAAAGTATAGTACTTGAAAATTTAGATTCTTGGTTAAATCAGAAATTTTTAGGTCAGAAAGCAACTTTTGGTGATGATAGAGCAATGACTAATTTTGTACTAAAAAATTATCGTACTAGTTATCAAGATACGGCAGTTTGTTCAACAATAGTTCCTAATAAATATAAAGTCTTCATAAAGCAACAGATGAGATGGAAGCGATCATGGCTTAGGGAATCAATAATGGCTGGTGGGTTCATATGTAAAAAAGAACCGTTTATGATGTTGTTTTTTTATATTGGTCTTTTAGTACCCGTGTTAGCGCCAGTAGTGGTAGTTTACAATCTTATTTATGTTCCAATAGTATATGGCGTTTTTCCAACAACATTTCTTGTGGGACTCTTAATGATGTCACTTTTGATGAGCTTTGCCCAGATGCTTTTAAGGAAAAGTACAACATGGATATTTGGAATGATATTTTGTTTATACTATGAAGCGGTACTTTTATGGCAGATGCCAATTGCAGTTTTGACTTTCTGGAAATCTACATGGGGAACAAGAATGACAAGTAAAGATGCAGAAGTAGAAGCACGAAAAGCACAGAAAGCTAAGAAGAGGAAAGAGAAAAAGGAAGTGACTGCTCAATGA